The bacterium nucleotide sequence AGAGCATTAAGCATCAAGGAACTTCTCTTTTTGGGAGCATTGCCATTCGTCCCGGTCGACATCGTGAAGGTATTTCTGGCTTCTATGCTGGCGTTTGCGTTGAAGCCGAATGATGAGGGGAAAGTTTGAATCGCGGGGAAAATCTGAATCGCGGAGACCGCGGACAATCGGATACCGCGGAGGTTGAGGTTTTTTTATTTTATCACCACGAATTTCGTTACGGCTTTTCGTCCTCTTTTGTTTGAAACTGCGAAATAGATTCCCGGGGCGGGGTTAAGTTTAACCGCTTTGTTGCCGCCCGAAATTTTCGCCACCACATTCCCGCGGATATCGTAGATTATTATACTATGCCGTGATGAGATATTTATCGTGCCACCATAATACACTGGATTAGGATATATATCTATACCTTCAACGTCATGCCTGTAATAACTGCCACCATCATTAACACCACTCGAATCAAATAAACACTCTATTATATCAACACCCGTTAAACAAACCCTATACGCATAAACATAACGCCCTCGCTTGGCTATAAATCGATATGGACCAGGTATATAACCCACAACTTCAAATGATAATGTGCTGTCAAATCTAAGAACCGTTATGCCAGTATATGCTGTATCATCCCCGCACAATATTAAGTAATTCCTGTCAAAGATTAGTTTACAATAGCCCATCGCACTTCTTTTCCACCTCCTATACCGCCCTATCTCCCTGAAATACCTTCTCCCCAGATCAGAAGGATTGGTGGAGGGTTGCAAAAGAACCAAATAATGGTCTGTAAGCGCCGCCAAAAGATTCATGCTGTCGCTGTAGCCTATGGCGGTTACCCCTGAAAAATCCCAGTCATACCCGCACCAATAGCCAAGCCATTCAAGAGTATCATAACCAGGCGGTGAATGCAAATGCAGCTTACCTGCTATCAAAAAAGGCGAGGGTTCCGAATGAGTAGTATCAGCAGAATAGACCAATTGACCCATAAAATATATGCTATCAGAGCTTATGGACATTATAAACCCCCCACTCCTACCGCCACCATCACCAATTAAATGGCGATCCCGTGTCCTTTCTGGATGTGTTTCCACAAAAAGTGAGCTAACCCTCACAACCGAATCAGGAGAATGCAAATAGTATACACCATCACTGAAAACAAACCCGCCGAAAAACTCGTGAAGCCTCTCTGACGCCCTACCATGTTTCATATAACCCCTCGGAATGATAAGATTAGAATCTGATGGATC carries:
- a CDS encoding T9SS type A sorting domain-containing protein — its product is DPSDSNLIIPRGYMKHGRASERLHEFFGGFVFSDGVYYLHSPDSVVRVSSLFVETHPERTRDRHLIGDGGGRSGGFIMSISSDSIYFMGQLVYSADTTHSEPSPFLIAGKLHLHSPPGYDTLEWLGYWCGYDWDFSGVTAIGYSDSMNLLAALTDHYLVLLQPSTNPSDLGRRYFREIGRYRRWKRSAMGYCKLIFDRNYLILCGDDTAYTGITVLRFDSTLSFEVVGYIPGPYRFIAKRGRYVYAYRVCLTGVDIIECLFDSSGVNDGGSYYRHDVEGIDIYPNPVYYGGTINISSRHSIIIYDIRGNVVAKISGGNKAVKLNPAPGIYFAVSNKRGRKAVTKFVVIK